GGTGATGACCCACATGACCGTGCTGTCGACGACGAACATCGACCGCATGGAGGTGTTCCGGACGCTCGCGACCGAGGAGGAGTACGGCGCCGCCGCCGACGAGCTCGCGCGCGTCGTCCACCTCGTCGACACGTGGAACCAGTCGCTCGACGACGCGCTGCGCAGGCGGGCGAAGGAGGTCCCCTCGGACGTGTTCTCGGACTTCTTCGACCGCCTCGGCTACACCATCGGCGCCGGGCAGACCCTCGACGACTTCCTGCTGTCCGAGCAGGACGCGGTCATCCAGAACTACATCACGGTGTACGAGGGGGCGCTGGCGAACCTGGAGGTCATGAAGGACCTCTACATGTCGATGATCCTCTCGATGACGTTCGCGCTGGTGTTCGCCATCGTCCTCCCGATCCTCACCGGCGACAACCCGACGCTCACCGTCTCGGCGGTCATCGTCCTGTTCATGCTGGTGCAGCTGGGCTTCTACGTCGTCATCCGGGCGATGGCCCCCCACGACCCCGTCTGGTTCCACTCCGAGGAGGGGGCGCCCTCGGACTTCCGGCTGTGGTCCAGCTTCGCGGTCGGCGTCTTCGGGACCGCCGCGCTCGTCGTCTTCGTCGGCGCCGGCCTGTTCAACGTCGGGCCGGGGCTGCGCGGGCTGCTCTTCTTCCTCGAGGACATCCCGCTCGCGCTGTACATCTGCGTCCCGATCACGCCGATGGCGATCACCGGGGTGATGCTCCGGTTCGAGGAGCGCAACATCGAGGAACGGGACGAGGAGTTCCCGTCGTTCATCCGCGCGCTCGGCGCCGCCGAGTCGGCCAAACAGTCGACGACCGGCGACGTGCTCGCGACGCTCCACAAGAAGGACTTCGGCGCGCTCACGCCCGCGATCGTCCGCCTGTACCGCCGGCTCAACATCCGGATCAGCTCCGAACAGGCGTGGTACACGTTCGCGACGGACACGCGCTCGTACCTCATCCAGAAGTTCTCGGACATGTACCTCGAGGGGCGCTCGATGGGCGGCCGGCCGAAGCTGCTGGGGGAGCTCATCTCCCAGAACATGAACACCGTCATGCAGCTGCGCGAGCAGCGCCGGCAGGCGACGGTGACGATGATCGGGCTGCTGTACGGGATCACCTCCGCGTCGGCGTTCGCGTTCTTCATCGGCCTGCAGGTCGTGAACATCCTCGCGGACCTGTCCCAGCAGTTCAACATCACCAACGCCGGCGGCGTCGGCAAGATCATCTACGCCGGCGTGTACGACATCGCGCTCATCGAGTTCCTGCTCCTGCTCGTCATCCTCTTCAACGCCGTCCTCTCGTCTGTGATGATCCGCACCATCGACGGCGGCAACAAGGCGAACGCCTACCTCCACTTCGTGCTCATGACGTGGCTCGGCTCCGGCGTCGCCATCTTCACGAAGCACCTCGTCAGCGCGATCCTCACGATCTGAGTTCGAGCGCGCGGTGACGGCACCGTTCGCGCGGGTGCCGGTCGTGCGGGTGCCGAACGCGCGGATACGGAAGCGACCGGGGGCCGTCCCCGATCCTCGTCGCTCTCACCGCTGATACGTCACGCCGAACCCTTATGCTCGCCCGACGCGGAGTCTTCGGTAGCGGCGGTCGCAGGGATGCGGGAGCCGACCGCCGTCGGGTCGCGGCGAAGCCATGGGTAGGGACCTGGCGTTCGCGCGAACCCCGAGTCGGCCGCCCCGGTCGGGGCGGCCGGTGCTGTTCTCGTGGTGGCTGTCCGTTCCGTTCACAGCGAACGCGCCGTCGGCGTCGCCGGCGTCAACGCCCGCGGTCGACGCCGGGAGGTCGTGAGTGACGTGCCGCCGGCGTATCGTACCCGACGTGGCTACGACGCGGCGGCGCCGCTCGCGATCGAGCGCGCCGAAAAAACGGAACCGAACGCAGCGGCGGTTGTTCGCTCAGTCGTCGGCCTGACCGACATCGGAACGAGTTCCGACGAGCTCAGGAATCCTGCGATTCCTGACCGCCGTCGGTGGCGACCGCGCCGCCCGTGCCCCTGCGGGCCTCCTGGATGTTGTCGTACCCCATCTTGACCAGCGACAGCGCCAGGTAGATCAGGGTGAACGCGATGGCGATCTGGACGACCGCCGACAGCATCGCGAAGGCTCCCGCCTCGGCCATCCACGCGTCGTTGAGGAACTTCGCGTAGATGTTGTCGTGGAGCGCGAGCCACAGCAGACCCAGCACGGTGATCGTCACCATGACCACCATCGGGCCGCCCGTGGAGATGAGCTGCTTGGAGTCGCTCCAGTTGGCGAGCCATACCGTCGCGGTGAGCAGCGCCAGCGCCGCGAGCAGCTGGTTCGCGCCGCCGAACAGCTGCCACAGCGTCAGCCACGAGCCGCTCGTGATCATGACGTACGCGGGCACCGCCTGCACGACCGCGTTTCCGTAGCGGTCGGCCGCGAACGACTCGACCGGCGATTCGGGCGTGCCGACGATCTCCTCCATCATGTACCGACCCAGGCGGACGGCGGTGTCGGTCGACGTGAGCAGGAAGCTCACGAGCACCAGCGCCATGAACGGGCCGCCGAAGGAGGTCGGGATGCCGAAGCTCGTCAGGATGATCCCGCCGCCGGTCGCGAACGTCGGCAGCGCGAGCCCGATGCCGCCGCCGACCTCGGGCGCGACGAGCGCGACCGTGATCAGCGCGACGGTGGCGAGCAGTCCCTCGCCGAGCATCCCGCCGTAGCCGATCGCGCGCGCGTCGGTCTCCTTGTTCAGCTGCTTCGAGGTCGTCCCCGACGACACCAGCGAGTGGAACCCGGAGATGGTCCCGCACGCGATGGTGATGAACAGCAGCGGGAACAGCGGCGCGCCGGAGCGGCCGATGAACCCGTAGAACGGTTCGAGTTGCGTGGTGAGCGGCTGGCTCGGCGTGATCGCGCCGATGCCCATCGCGCCGCCCAGCGTGCCGACGATGATCGCCAGCAGCGCCCCGCCGACCCCCGAGTACAGGAGGAACGACGAGAGGTAGTCACGCGGCTGCAGCAGCACCCATACCGGAAGCGCGCTCGCGAGCGCCCCGTACACGAGGATGATCGGGATCCACGCGGCGGTGTTGGCGCCGAGCGCGCCCGCGCCGGGGATCCACGACCCGCCGCTGCCCAGCAGGACGATCGTCTGGGCGGGCGCACGTGCGGCCGGCTCGAACAGCGCGACCGGGACCAGCGTCCCGACGTACACGCCCGCGAACATCGCGGCGACGAACGCGATCGTTCCCGGGATGAACGAGAGGTTCAGCTGGTACAGGTACACGCCGAACAGCACCGCCAACCCGATGTAGATCAGGCTCGCGGTCGCCGCCTCGGGGTACGCGTTGAACACGATCGCGACCACGAGCGCGAACACCGCGACGACGAGCACGATCGTGAGGAACGCGAACCACAGCAGCATGTTCTTGCCGCGCTCGCCCACGTACTCGCCGATGATGTACCCGATCGACTTCCCCTCGTGTCGGAGGCTCGCCGACAGCGAGACGAAGTCGTGGACCGACCCCATCAGCGGGTTGCCGATGGCGATCCACAGGATCGCGGGCACCCAGCCCCACACGACACCCGCGGTGATGGGGCCCACGATGGGCGCGCCGCCAGCGATACTCGAATAGTGATGCCCCAAGAGCACCGGCTTCTTCGCCGGAACGTACTCCTGTCCGTCCTCGTATTTGTGTGCCGGCGTCTCCCGGTCCTCGTCCAGTTCGACGAACTGGGCGAGATACCGCGAGTACCCGAGATACCCCGCACTGAACAGTGCGAGTACCCCGATCACCAGCCACATTGCTGCCACCATGCTTGTTACCTCGTCACAGTCGTGTGCAGAATGAATATAAAAACATTAACCTTCGACGGTGGATCGACGGCGCTCATACGGCGGTTTCGCCGGCCTGAACGATCGTTCTCCCTTCGTTGCGAACCATTCGGTAGTGGATTTTGCGGAAAATCTGTCGTTGAATACTTTGTGGTTTGCCGCGCGCGCCTCGCGCGCACCCCACACGCCCCACGCCGAACCGGACCGGGCCATCCCCGGCCGGGTGGCTCACGCCGAGCCGTCCGGGGGTGTCGCGGGCGGGGCCGCCTCGATGTCGAGCTCGTCGGCGACCTCCGTGAGGAAGTCGCCCTTCACCTCCTCGACGCGGGTCTCGATCTCGGCGACGACGGGTTGCTCGAACTCCTCGCGAAGCGTCCGGAGGTGCGCGCGCTCGGTCGCGACGCGGTCGCGGAGGTAGCGCGCGCCGCGGCCGTTCTCGTCGTCGTCCGGCGAGGGGGTGAGCCGGTTCACCGCGAGCCCACGAACGGCGAGCCCGCGGTCGGCGAGCCCCTCGGCCGCGCGCCGGGTCTCACGGACCGACAGCTCGTCGGGGTTGACGACGAGGAAGAAGGCGGCGTGCTCGCGCAGCGTCTCGCCGGCGTACTCGAAGAACTCCTTGCGCTCCTGTAAGCGCGCGAGGATCGGGTCGCCGTCCATCACTCTCCGGGGTTCGTTGTTGCCGATCGCGGCCTTCTCGTACAGGTCGATCGACTTCTCGCGCTTGCGCCGCAGCCGGTCGATCCACCCCTCCAGGAAGTCCGGCAGTCCGAGCAGCCGGAGCGTGCCGCCGGTGGGGGAGGTGTCGAAGACGACACGGTCGAAGTCGTCGCTGGAGCGCATCACGTCGACGAACCGGTCGAACAGCGCGGCCTCGTAGGCACCGGGGGTCTGGTGGGCCATCTCGATCTGGCGGTCGATCTCGTTGACGAGCGCGGCGCTGACCTGGTCGCCGAGCGCGCGCTTCGTCTCCATCAGGTGGTGTTCGACCTCCTCGTCGGGGTCGATCTCCATCGCCCACAGCCCGTCGCGGCCCTCGACGGCCTGCGGCTCGTCGCCCAGTTCCTGGTCGAACACGTCCGACGTCGAGTGGGCCGGGTCCGTCGAGACGACGAGCGTGTCAAGCCCCGCGTCCGCACACTTGACCGAGTACGCCGCCGACATCGTCGTCTTGCCGACGCCGCCCTTCCCGCCGAAGAACACGAACTTCTCCATGTGTGTGTCCTCGGACATCAGAAGTGGTACTGCTGTCCCTTGCGTTCGAGCATCGAGCCGCGGTCCCACATCCGGCGCTCCCACGCCTCGAACTCGTCCTCGAGATACGGGAGCAGCTCGGCGGTGTAGTAGGAGACCGGCGAGGGGATGCCGAAGGCGTCCGGGAAGCACGCCAGCATGAACGTGTCCTCCAGGTCCTCGGCCTCCTTCTCGATCTTCTCGTACGCCGGGTGGGTCACCAGCCCGTGATACAGGCCGGCCGCCCACTCGCGCAGCGCGTCGAGGTACCGGTCGATCCGGTCCGCGAGGGCGCCCCCGCCGTCGTCCGTGGCGTCGCTCATCGGTCGTGTGTGTGGCGCTCCCGTGGTTAAGCATGTCGCGATAGTGCGCGGATCGCCCTCGGCCCGCCGCGACCAACGGGCACAAGTACCACACGCGCGGATCGTTCGTCGATGACGCCCGGACGCGGACTCGGCGGCGGTCCCGGACCGAGCGGCGACGACGCCGTCCCGGTGACGGTCCTCTCGGGGAGCCTCGGCGCCGGCAAGACGACGCTCGTGAACCACGTCCTCTCGAACGCCGGCGACCGCGACATCGCGGTGCTGGTCAACGACGTGGGATCGGTGAACGTCGACTACGACCTCCTCTCCTCGGAGGACCTCCCGGCCGTCGGCGTCGCGGAGCTGTCCAACGGCTGTATCTGCTGTGAGCTGCGCGACGACCTCGAACGCGCGGTCGTCCAGCTCGCCGACGGCAAGGAGTTCGACCACCTCGTCGTCGAGCCCTCGGGGATCAGCGAGCCCGGCCCCGTCGCCCGACAGTTCACCACCGGCCCGGCCGCGGCCCGATACCGGATGGACGCCGTCGTCACGGTGCTGGACACCCCGCAGTTCCTCGGCGCCTTCGCGGGCGAGGGAACCCCGAAGCGACGGGGGAGCACCACTCACGAGGGCGGCGAGGGTGCAGTCGGCGGCACGGCGGCAGACGGCGAGGACGCGGACCTCGGTGGCGACGACGCCGACCGCGAAGGCGACGGCGACGAAGCTCCCCGCCCGCTCTCGGATCTGCTCGTCGAGCAGGTCGAGGGCGCGGACGTGGTCCTGCTCAACAAGGCCGACCTGTGCGACGAGGCCGAACTCGCGGAGGCCGAGGAGCTGGTGCGCGCGCTCCGTCCCCGCGCCGAGATCCTTCCCACCGAGCACTCGGCGGCGCCGCTGGATCGGATCCTCGACGTGGACCTGTACGAGCATCGGGACGAGGAGCACGGCCACCCCGACGACCACGCGGACCACGGCGACCACGAACACGCCGACAGCGACGACCACGGGCACGCCGACAGCGACGACCACGGGCACGCCGACGGCGACGACCACGGCCACGCACACGGCGGGGACGGCCATGACCACGCCCACCCGGACGAGGTGTACGGCGTCACATCCTTCGTCTACCGCGCGCGGCGACCGTTCCACCCCGAACGGCTCGCCGAGTACCTCTCGAACCTGCCCGAGTCGGTCGTGCGCTCGAAGGGGACGCTCCACGTCGCCGGCAGCGATCAGCGGCTGCACTACAGTCAGGCCGGCCCCTCGGTTCGTGTGGAGGCGGTCGGCCCGTGGGTGGCGGCGATGGAGGAGGCCGACCGGGAGCTGTACCGGGCGAACCGCCGCGGCGGCGCCGACTGGGACGACGAGTGGGGCGACCGCCACACCGAGGTGGTCGTCATCGGCGTCGACCTCGACGAGCCGGCGGTGCGCGCGCGGCTGGACGACTGTCTCCTCACGGACGCGGAGCTGGAGAACGGACCCGGCGTCGACCCCGCCGAGTGGTTCCCGACCGCGCCCGCCGAGGGCGACGGCGATGGCGACGGGAACGCCGACGCGGTCGTTTCGCTGTCGTAACCGTCAGCAGGCGCAGCCGGTCGAGCCGGGCGAGCGCTCGAACGCCATCTCGTCGCCGCACTCCGGACACGACGGGGGCTCCTCGCCGGTCACGTCGAGGTCGAGCAGGCGCTCGTCGCAGTCGTGACACCAGTACGCGCCCGTCGACTCCTCGGTGCCGCCCCCGCGGTTCGGCGATTCCGTCGAGGCCTTCAGCGTCTCGGTGAGCGTGCCGATCAGTCCCATGTGTGGTATTCACACTGTCCTGCGCATAAACTGCGGTGCGGATCCGCGATCTCGACACACAACCGTCGAGTCCGCGATCGAGCGCCTCAGGCGTCGTCGGCGATGTTGTCGAGCAGGCGCCGCAGCTCGCCGCGGCGCTTCCACCCGGCGATCCGGTCGGCTAGCGGGAGCGGCAGCCCAAGCGAGACGCGCGAGACGGCCCGTACCCGACTGCCCTCGTTGGCCGGCTCGACGGTCACCGCCGTCTCCATCGCGTCGAACGGTCCCCGCTCGCCGACCTGCTCGTAGCGCCAGCCGTCGTCGGTCTCGGTCACCCGGAGGTCGAACTCCAGACCGCCGCCGGCGACGGTGACGACGGTGGCGTCGTCCTCGGATCGGGTTCCCCGGACCACGAAGCTCCCCTCGTACTCGACGAGCGCCGCCGGCGAGAGCAGCCGGCGGAGCGTGTCGGGGGTCGCCGCGACGAACCGCTCGGCCTCGACTTCGCGCATGCCGCGGGGTGGGCGCCCCCCGCACAAAAGCCCGCGGGGAACCGCCGTCGGCCGCGCTCACCAGTCGACGAGCGGGAGCGTCAGCAGCACGAGCAGCAGCCCGAAGGCGACGGCGACGTACAACAGGCGCCGGAACCGCCACGAGGCGGGGATCTCCTCGCGGAGGTCCGGCCGAGCCGATCGCACGAGGCGATGGTACGCGAGGGCCACGGTCGGAACGAAGGCCGCGGCCGACCCGGCGAGCGCGAGCGACAGGTCGGCGCCGAACAGCGCCATCAGGTAGATCGGCCCGAACGAGAAGACGATCATGAACGCCATCCCCGCGACGACGAGGAAGGGGACGGCGTCGACGGCGTCGCCCTCGCGGTTCCGGAGGCGCATACCCGACCTACGACCGCGAGAGCCAAGTAGGTGGTACCCGCACGGCGAGGCATGGCAAGCGACGGCGACCCGCGCGTGCTGCTCGCGATGAACATCGTCCTCTCGTCGATCTTCGCGTCGGTCGTCGTGTGGGGGCTGTCGTACCTCGATCTCGCCGCGTTGACGCTCGAGAACGTCGCCGGGCTCGCGATCGTCGTCTTCGCGGCCACGTACCTCCTCGTGTTGCGGTAGCGGCGGACGCCCGGCCGAGGCCCGAGTGCCGCCTCAAGCCGGGGCCGAGTGCCGACTCAGGCCGCCAGCAGGAACACCGCGGTCATCGCCGCGCCCGCGGCGGGCGGGATGGTGAGGTTGTCGTCGACCACGTAGCCGCGGACCACCGGCTTCACGCCGTCGGCGACGGTCGCCCCGAGCGCGCCCGCGGCCGCGGCGGCGACGCCGACGAGCGTCCCCGCGTGGAGGACGGTGATCGGCACCGCGAGCGCGAAGCACACGAGGAACATCACCGCGAGCACGCCGACCTCCTTGGCGGTCGTCGCGTCGTTGCTGCCGAGGTACCCGGAGATCGGGTCGCCGATCGACAGCATCAGGATCGCCGACGCCGCCAGCGGCGGCTCGAAGGCGACGACCTCGGGCCCGTACGGGGGCGCGAACGCCAGCGCCGCGACGGTCGCGCCCACCATGAACAGGGCGTAGCCGGCGACGTTGTCGGCCTCGTACTCCCGCGTCAGCTCGTCGTACACGCGGTCCAGCGGCGGCCACTCCACGCCGACGACGAGCCGGAGGAACTCCAACAGGAACACGCCGGCCGTCGCGACCAGCAGGAGCGCCTGTAGCTGTCGCCAGGTGACGAGCCCGAGCAGGTAGATCGCCGGGAACCCGGTCCCTGAGGCGTGAACCGCCCGCCGCTTCAGCTCCCCCATCGGCGTCTCAGGCCGTCTCGACGTCCGTCTCGATCTCGTCGTGCGCCGCCGCCAGCGCGTCGAACGCGCGGTCCTCCTCGGGATCGAGCAGGGTGGCGATCTCGTCTGCGACCTCGCTCACGGGCACGCGGACCTGCCGCGCGGAGTCGCGCTCGCGGACGGTGACGGTGTCGGGGCCGTCGCCCTCGATGCCGTCGCGGTCGACGGTGACACAGAAGGGCGTGCCGACCTCGTCCTGCCGGCGGTAGCGCCGGCCGATCGAGCCGGAGTCGTCGTACTCAACCGACAGGCCCGCCGCGCGCAGGTCGCCGGTGACCTCGTCGGACAGATCGAGCAGGCGCTCGTCGTTGGAGACGAGCGGGAAGACGGCGGCGTCGGTCGCGGCCATCTCCGGGTCGAGCGCGAGGTAGGTGCGCTCCTCGCCGTCGACCTCGTCGCTCCGGTAGGCGTGCTCGATGACGGTGTAGACGATGCGGTCGATACCGAACGACGGCTCGACGACGTGCGGGGTGATGTGCTCGCCGTTCTCGGTCACCTCCTCGACCGAGAAGTTCGCCACGTCGCTGTCGACCGTGTGGGTCTCGCCGTCGACCTCCACCTCGACTTCGGCCGCGTCGAAGGCGTCCGGCTCGCGCTCGGCCAGCGTCTGCAACGCCTCGGCGACCGCGCCGGCGTCGCCGCCGAACTCGGGGCCGAGCGTCGCCATGTCCGGGTCGACGGTCGCGCGCTCCACCGTCTTCGGCTCGTCGTACTGCTTGAACACGGTGAACGACTCGCCGGAGTGTTCGGCGTGCTTCGTGAGGTCGTAGTCCGAGCGGTAGGCGAAGCCGGTGATCTCGATCCAGTCGCCGCCCACCTCGCTTTCCGCGTCCCAACAGTCGGCCGCGTAGTGGGCCAACTCGCCGGGGAGGTGCTGGCGGAACCGGAACCGGTCCATGTCGACGCCGACGCGCTCGTACCACTCCTGTGCGACGCCGAGGTAGTAACCGACCCAGTCGGAGCCGATGACGCCCTCGTCGACGGCGTCGCCGACGGTCGTGGTGTAGGCCTCGCCGTCCTCGTCCTCCTGCTCGTCGGCGGGGTACAGCGTGACCTCCACGTCCTCGACCTCGTGGAGCGGCGGCTCGTCCTCCTCGGGGTCGATGAACGTCTCCAGCTCGGCCTGCGTGAACTCGCGCACGCGGATGATGCCCTTGCGGGGGCTGATCTCGTTGCGGTAGGCCGGGCCGATCTGCGTGACGCCGAACGGGAGGCGGTTGCGCGCGTATTCCTTCAGACGCGGGAACTCGACGAAGATGCCCTGCGCCGTCTCCGGGCGCATGTAGCCGGGCTGGCCCGAGCCGGGGCCGATGCTCGTCTCGAACATGAGGTTGAAGTCCTCGACCGGCTCGCCGCCGAGGGGGGCGTCACACGATGGACACCGCAGGTCGTGATCCCGGATGATCATCTCGACCTCCGAGATCGGCAGCGACTCGGCCTCCTCGATGCCCGTGTTGTCCTCGATGAGGTGGTCGGCGCGGTGGGACGCGCCGCACTCGGGGCACTCGACGAGCATGTCGTCGAAGCCGTCGAGGTGGCCCGACGCCTCGAAGACGGCCTCGGGCATGATCGTCGGCGCCTCGATCTCCATGTTGCCCTGGCGGACGGTGAAGCGGTCGCGCCAGGCGGACTCGAGGTTGTCCTTCACCGCCGCGCCGTTGGGGCCGTACGTGTAGAAGCCGGCGACGCCGCCGTAGGCGCCGTTGGCGCCGAAGAAGAAGCCCCGACGCTTCGCCAGCTCGATCACGTCCTCCTGCTCGGCCATCTACAGCGCCTCCAACAGGTGCACGTCGCGCACGATGCCGACGAGCTCGCCGCCGGCCTGCAGCGGCACCTGTTCGATGTCCTCGGTGATCATCTCCTGTGCGGCCTCCTGCACCGAGCGCGTCCGCGAGACCGTCCGCACGTCATCGGTCATGAACTCCGTGACCGGCTCCGCGGGGATCTCGACGTTCCGCGTGGGCACGTACGCCGCGCCGACGGCCTTGATGCCCTCCCACTTCCAGTCGTCGTCCTGGTCGGCGATGGAGTCGCCGGTGTTGTCCTCGCCCTCGACGACGCGGGCGACCTCGAGCACGTCGACCTCGGTGAGCATGCCGGCCATGTCTCCGTCCTCGCCCAGCGCGACCGCGTACGGGACGTTCGCGAAGAACAGCTGGCGCTCGGCGACCGTCAGCGGCGTGCCGGTGTACACGGTGTTCACGTCGGTGCCGGCCACGTCGCCGCAGGTGGCGTCGGTGTCGACCTCGTCGCGGGCGATCGCGGCGACGATGTCGGTGACGGTGACGATCCCCGCCAGGGTGTCCCCGTTGTGCTCCTCGACGACGGGAACGCGACGGCTGCCGCCGATCATCACCTGCGCGGCGTCGCGGAGGTTCGTCTCGGGCGTGACCGTCGGCACGTCCCGCATCAACAGCGCCAGCTGGTCCTCGTCGGGCTTCTCGATGAGGTCGTCCCGGGAGACGAGGCCGCGGTACACCTCGTCGTCGCCCTCGCCTTTCACCACCGGAACCGACGAGAAGCGGTACTCCTGGAGGTACGTGAGGACGTCGTCGCGACTGCCGGGGAGCGACACCGTGACGAGATCCGCTCGCGGCGTCATCGCGTCTGCTACGTTCATACCCCGCAGTGCGCCCCGACGCCTCTTGTATCATGCGAAGGTGTGCTGGCGGCTGTCCCGGGCGCTCACCCGACGAATCCGGGAGTATTCCCCCGAGGGGACGACCCTGTGAAGCGGTGTCAATCCGACGAGTTTATCAGTGCGTATGTGAGATGCATTCATATGACAACGAGGCACACGGGGTGCGAGCCCGGTGAGGTGATGGCGTCGGTGGACGAGAGCTCCGCGGAGTTCGTCATCGCGGACCTCGCATGCGACGACGCCTGGCTCTCCGTCGGCGAGGCCGACGCCCCGGTGCTCGAGAACTGGTGTTGAGGTCGGGGGATCGCTCCCCCAGTCGATTCTTCGGTCCGTTCTTCGGTCGCCGCTGCCGGTTCCCGGAAGCCACGCGTTTCCCCGGCGAATGCGATCGACGGGTCGGCCCCGCCGTCAGATCTCGTCGCCCGGGTCGTGGTCGGCGGCCATCCGCTCGGCTTCCGCGGCGTAGCGTTCGCGTCGCTCGTCGTCGACGGGCTCGGTGTCGTCCTCGTCGCGGTCGATGGCGGCGGTGATCGGCTTGCGCTGGAGCAACTCGATCGACGCCTGCCGGGTGTACGACCGGCGACCGTCGACGCTCGCGTAGGTGAGTGTCACCGTCTGTCGGGTGTCGTACTCCCGGGAGACGAGCCAGAGGCGCATGCTTCCCGATTCGACCGCCGACGAGAAAGGCTGCGGGGTTCGCGGTCGGCGACCGCGGACGCGACCGATCCCGGACCGTGGGTGTCCGGCGCCGAACGGTGAGCGCTCGGTTCCGATCGGTTGCCGTTCAGTTCCCGAACACGAAGCCGCCGTAGTCGCCGTCGGTGTCGGTATCGCCGTCGGACGCATCGCCGTCGGATGCCTCCTCCTCGGCCGCCTCGATGGTGACGCCGTCGTCGCCCTCGTCGTCGCGACCGGCGTCCGCGGGCGCGTCGATCGTGATGCCGCCGTCGGTTCGGAACTCCGACTCCCCGCCCGCGAGTCGGCTCGTCCGTCCGCCGTCGGCGCGGAACTCGGCGCTTTTTGCGTCCTTCCCGCGGAGTTCCATCACGCGCTGGGACAGTTCGGCGATGGCGTCGCTCTGGTCGTCGGTCGCGGCGACGATCCGGTCGGCGGCGTGTTCGGTCTCGCTCGAGCGCTCCCGGACCTCCTCGATGGTCGCGGTGAGCTCCTCGACGGTGGCCGCCTGGTCGTCGGTCGCGCGCGACACCTCGGCGATGCCGTCGGCTGCCTGGTCGATGGACGCCGCGATGTCCTCGAACGCCACCAACACGTCGTCGATCTGATCGGCCGCGTGGTCGATCTGCTGGTGGCTCTGTTCGGCGGCGACGACCGTCGAGTCGGTGCGGTTCTGTAGCTGCTCGATGTTGCCCGTGATCTGCTCGGTGTGCTGGCGGGTCTCGTCGGCGAGCGTCTTCACCTCCTCGGCGACGACGGCGAAGCCGTCGCCGTCCTTGCCCGCGCGGGCGGCCTCGATGTTGGCGTTGAGTGCCAACAGGTTCGTCTGCTCGGCCACGTCGGAGATGACCTCGACGACGGACTCGATGTCGTCCATTCGGTCGCCGAGATCGGTGACGGAGTCGACGAGCTCCTCGCCGATCTCGGTCACCTCCTCGGTCGCCTCGCGTGCGTCCTCGCTGGCGTCGAGCCCGTCGGTCGCGGCCTCGCGCGCCTGCTCGGCGGCGGTGTCGACCTCCTCGGCGGTCGCGGCGACCTCCTCCATCGACGCGGAGAACGTCTGCATCTCCGAGACGCCCTCCGAGAGTAGCTCGTTCTGCTCGCCGACGTTCTCGGCGATCTCCTCTGCGGCGTCGACCGCCTCCTCCACGGAGTCCTCCAGGCGCGCGGTACCCTCGTCGACGCCGGCGGCGGTCTCCTCGAACGCCTCGGCCATCTCGTTGAGGTCGCAGATGACGTCGAGCAGCCGGTCGTCGAGGCAGTCGTTCTCGTCCTCGAAGGACGCCCGTGCGTCGAGGTTCCCCTCCGTCAGCAACCCCATCGTCGCGCCGAGCTCGTCGACGAGGTCCTCGACCGCCTTCTGGCGCTGGACCTGGTCCGTCCGATCGCGGACCG
This genomic stretch from Halobaculum roseum harbors:
- the flaJ gene encoding archaellar assembly protein FlaJ; this translates as MSTNSASASDFFPDSAAELAADLVASYDALDMSKRKYVGYILAPSAAFFLLTIVGAFLLPLPVTVRLPIPALGILILVAAVFYPKLYLNGRQVAIENQLHLVMTHMTVLSTTNIDRMEVFRTLATEEEYGAAADELARVVHLVDTWNQSLDDALRRRAKEVPSDVFSDFFDRLGYTIGAGQTLDDFLLSEQDAVIQNYITVYEGALANLEVMKDLYMSMILSMTFALVFAIVLPILTGDNPTLTVSAVIVLFMLVQLGFYVVIRAMAPHDPVWFHSEEGAPSDFRLWSSFAVGVFGTAALVVFVGAGLFNVGPGLRGLLFFLEDIPLALYICVPITPMAITGVMLRFEERNIEERDEEFPSFIRALGAAESAKQSTTGDVLATLHKKDFGALTPAIVRLYRRLNIRISSEQAWYTFATDTRSYLIQKFSDMYLEGRSMGGRPKLLGELISQNMNTVMQLREQRRQATVTMIGLLYGITSASAFAFFIGLQVVNILADLSQQFNITNAGGVGKIIYAGVYDIALIEFLLLLVILFNAVLSSVMIRTIDGGNKANAYLHFVLMTWLGSGVAIFTKHLVSAILTI
- a CDS encoding CobW family GTP-binding protein, whose protein sequence is MTPGRGLGGGPGPSGDDAVPVTVLSGSLGAGKTTLVNHVLSNAGDRDIAVLVNDVGSVNVDYDLLSSEDLPAVGVAELSNGCICCELRDDLERAVVQLADGKEFDHLVVEPSGISEPGPVARQFTTGPAAARYRMDAVVTVLDTPQFLGAFAGEGTPKRRGSTTHEGGEGAVGGTAADGEDADLGGDDADREGDGDEAPRPLSDLLVEQVEGADVVLLNKADLCDEAELAEAEELVRALRPRAEILPTEHSAAPLDRILDVDLYEHRDEEHGHPDDHADHGDHEHADSDDHGHADSDDHGHADGDDHGHAHGGDGHDHAHPDEVYGVTSFVYRARRPFHPERLAEYLSNLPESVVRSKGTLHVAGSDQRLHYSQAGPSVRVEAVGPWVAAMEEADRELYRANRRGGADWDDEWGDRHTEVVVIGVDLDEPAVRARLDDCLLTDAELENGPGVDPAEWFPTAPAEGDGDGDGNADAVVSLS
- a CDS encoding zinc-ribbon domain-containing protein, whose translation is MGLIGTLTETLKASTESPNRGGGTEESTGAYWCHDCDERLLDLDVTGEEPPSCPECGDEMAFERSPGSTGCAC
- a CDS encoding carbon starvation CstA family protein, with product MVAAMWLVIGVLALFSAGYLGYSRYLAQFVELDEDRETPAHKYEDGQEYVPAKKPVLLGHHYSSIAGGAPIVGPITAGVVWGWVPAILWIAIGNPLMGSVHDFVSLSASLRHEGKSIGYIIGEYVGERGKNMLLWFAFLTIVLVVAVFALVVAIVFNAYPEAATASLIYIGLAVLFGVYLYQLNLSFIPGTIAFVAAMFAGVYVGTLVPVALFEPAARAPAQTIVLLGSGGSWIPGAGALGANTAAWIPIILVYGALASALPVWVLLQPRDYLSSFLLYSGVGGALLAIIVGTLGGAMGIGAITPSQPLTTQLEPFYGFIGRSGAPLFPLLFITIACGTISGFHSLVSSGTTSKQLNKETDARAIGYGGMLGEGLLATVALITVALVAPEVGGGIGLALPTFATGGGIILTSFGIPTSFGGPFMALVLVSFLLTSTDTAVRLGRYMMEEIVGTPESPVESFAADRYGNAVVQAVPAYVMITSGSWLTLWQLFGGANQLLAALALLTATVWLANWSDSKQLISTGGPMVVMVTITVLGLLWLALHDNIYAKFLNDAWMAEAGAFAMLSAVVQIAIAFTLIYLALSLVKMGYDNIQEARRGTGGAVATDGGQESQDS
- a CDS encoding ArsA family ATPase: MEKFVFFGGKGGVGKTTMSAAYSVKCADAGLDTLVVSTDPAHSTSDVFDQELGDEPQAVEGRDGLWAMEIDPDEEVEHHLMETKRALGDQVSAALVNEIDRQIEMAHQTPGAYEAALFDRFVDVMRSSDDFDRVVFDTSPTGGTLRLLGLPDFLEGWIDRLRRKREKSIDLYEKAAIGNNEPRRVMDGDPILARLQERKEFFEYAGETLREHAAFFLVVNPDELSVRETRRAAEGLADRGLAVRGLAVNRLTPSPDDDENGRGARYLRDRVATERAHLRTLREEFEQPVVAEIETRVEEVKGDFLTEVADELDIEAAPPATPPDGSA